A single Manduca sexta isolate Smith_Timp_Sample1 chromosome 11, JHU_Msex_v1.0, whole genome shotgun sequence DNA region contains:
- the LOC115441743 gene encoding YLP motif-containing protein 1 isoform X1, with amino-acid sequence MSWGMPSTGQWSASMGMAPDMGMGSLTPEQWAAIQQQNWQQWAQWHQQYAQWQSQYGEKYTEQMQALQGVGKFPPLPPTAAPPPAPPAPPPEQPPPPPHENNQPLFGKMGGKGNNQPPTPTPVPAPYQNQQKASVNFNNAPNINQNRPYQSDVNKETPNVNADALKKLAEEEKLFDIQFEKWEQEIEKWRKENVNHPDKQAYKEYEQKFETCRAQLMERRCQMKLKRAKLLGNGPPAQPQASSSNSGSMPKNNISQHNYDQNVKPSHYQNQHQQIQKYAPENNSSQIQKYAPENNSSFQNHPHVNQLNYNRNKNIDPQDRYESYANMEDNVSNYGLHDVPPPPAQNDTSEFLSKGSSAKGIPGLDLVLETDKNPAKVMNDVIDISNEQPEIVNQPPDVQAPDYSTISKGINNILGDEKIMNILSMVHANNATNIPPHVVGNQISQQPNDSYNSKDNNFMQNQHQDRYQNNYNNQQQHNRHLPYDRQNQNYPAQQNQDNYNNQQISHRQNASSNRQDQNYPDQQNDFNPKYPPPKINYDERQPNTNQDQYYNKNFQPNVPPPVFESSHTRPSPGPLMQPNIQINRIPALLDLPGPRSSGNIPRDPPESNISRQPLQGNTHTSVKHPSPHPKWVEEPLFTPSIIVEYEHKPLRLKARDFIEPVHMFDYNHKSKNEDGQKRDFEKEGDELFVRKSKRDRDEDYVNPQKYRADYYNRDFERRAHKEDIRNELRSRPSLREDFERRRLDDRFDVRRRDDRDRYMRRDDFRDSRDYRDDRERERDRDRDRDRFRDSRRDNRNRSRSRDRDTRKRGYSREGSSNHTSKKFKETDNSQAEKNFQTKHVVMIDDILELPGRQIRPEKIVIIIRGPPGSGKSYLAKLIRDKEAEHGGTARIMSIDDYFMQEGEIEEKDPTTGRKVTKPTLKYEYDKNLEDAYLTSLKRAFKRTLTDGYFSFLIFDAVNDQLKHYADVWNNARQNGFQVYICTMELDPNTCFKRNIHNRSLEDIQEICSNFFPTPTHHIQLDATTLLQNAAIPDVTMEDVADEVVMEDAEEPEVESIFTSKWEKMDDAAQLARLDGTSKPLRPSQISMDDYLQIDDWTPNQAKPGKKSVRWADIEERRQQEKMRAIGFVVGQTDWNRMTDPTMGSSALTQTKYIERVRRN; translated from the exons atgtcttGGGGTATGCCAAGCACTGGCCAGTGGAGCGCCTCAATGGGAATGGCGCCCGATATGGGCATGGGATCCTTAACGCCAGAACAGTGGGCAGCAATACAACAACAAAACTGGCAGCAGTGGGCTCAGTGGCATCAACAGTATGCGCAGTGGCAAAGTCAATATGGAGAAAAG TATACAGAGCAAATGCAAGCTCTTCAGGGAGTTGGAAAATTTCCACCATTACCACCAACTGCAGCTCCACCACCAGCCCCACCAGCACCACCTCCAGAGCAGCCACCTCCTCCACCACATGAAAACAATCAACCATTATTTGGTAAAATGGGAGGAAAGGGCAATAATCAACCCCCTACCCCCACCCCAGTACCAGCACCTTACCAGAATCAACAAAAGGCatcagttaattttaataatgcccCAAATATCAACCAAAACAGACCTTATCAATCTGATGTTAATAAAGAAACACCAAATGTTAATGCTGATGCCTTAAAAAAACTGGCTGAAGAAGAAAAGCTCTTTGATATTCAGTTTGAGAAATGGGAACAGGAAATTGAAAAATGGCGTAAGGAAAATGTTAACCATCCTGATAAACAGGCTTACAAGGAGTATGAACAGAAATTTGAGACATGTAGAGCCCAATTAATGGAACGTCGGTGCCAGATGAAATTAAAACGAGCAAAGCTATTAGGAAATGGGCCACCTGCACAGCCCCAGGCTTCCAGTAGCAATTCTGGCAGTATgcccaaaaataatattagtcaacataattatgatcAAAATGTAAAGCCCAGTCATTATCAAAATCAACACCAGCAAATTCAGAAATATGCACCAGAAAATAATTCCTCGCAAATTCAGAAATATGCACCAGAAAATAATTCCTCTTTTCAGAACCATCCGCATGTAAATCAGTTGAActataatagaaacaaaaatatagaccCACAAGACAGGTATGAGTCATATGCAAATATGGAGGATAATGTGAGTAATTATGGCTTACATGATGTTCCACCTCCTCCAGCCCAAAATGACACATCAGAATTTTTATCAAAAGGAAGTTCTGCTAAAGGTATTCCTGGCTTGGATTTGGTACTTGAGACTGATAAAAATCCTGCTAAGGTAATGAATGATGTAATTGATATTAGTAATGAACAACCAGAAATAGTCAACCAACCCCCTGATGTTCAGGCACCTGATTATTCAACTATATCAAAGGGAATTAATAACATACTTGGTGAtgaaaaaattatgaacattCTGTCTATGGTACATGCCAATAATGCAACCAATATTCCTCCCCATGTGGTGGGTAACCAAATTAGTCAACAGCCAAATGATTCATATAACAGCAAGGATAACAATTTTATGCAGAATCAGCACCAGGatagatatcaaaataattataacaaccaGCAACAGCATAATAGGCATCTACCCTATGATAGACAGAATCAAAACTACCCTGCCCAGCAGAATCAGGACAATTACAACAATCAACAAATAAGTCATAGGCAAAATGCATCGAGTAACAGACAGGACCAAAATTATCCAGACCAACAAAATGATTTTAACCCTAAATATCCACCaccaaaaataaactatgaTGAAAGACAGCCTAACACAAACCAAGATCAATATTACAACAAGAATTTTCAACCAAATGTACCACCTCCAGTGTTTGAAAGTAGCCACACCAGACCTAGTCCTGGGCCTTTAATGCAACCTAATATACAGATAAATAGGATTCCCGCTTTGCTTGATTTACCTGGACCTCGTAGTAGTGGTAATATTCCTCGGGATCCTCCAGAGTCAAATATTAGTAGACAGCCTCTTCAAGGGAATACTCATACTTCCGTGAAGCACCCATCACCCCATCCAAAGTGGGTTGAAGAACCATTGTTTACACCTTCAATTATTGTTGAGTATGAACATAAGCCCCTACGGTTAAaag ctcGAGATTTCATTGAACCTGTTCATATGTTTGATTACAATCACAAATCTAAAAATGAAGATGGACAGAAAAGAGATTTTGAAAAAGAAGGTGACGAATTATTTGTAAGAAAATCAAAACGAGATAGAGATGAAGATTATGTTAACCCTCAGAAGTATAGAGCAGATTACTATAACAGAGATTTTGAAAGAAGAGCACACAAAGAGGATATACGGAATGAGCTTCGTTCAAGGCCATCACTAAGAGAAGATTTTGAACGAAGACGATTGGATGACAGATTCGATGTTAGGAGACGTGACGATCGTGACAGATACATGAGACGTGATGACTTTCGAGACAGCAGAGACTATAGAGATGACAGAGAAAGAGAACGGGACCGCGATAGAGACAGGGACCGTTTCAGAGACTCGCGTAGAGATAATAGAAATCGTAGTAGAAGTCGTGATAGAGACACGCGAAAGAGAGGATACAGTAGAGAAGGAAGCAGCAATCACACATCAAAAAAATTCAAGGAAACTGACAATTCTCAGGCTGAAAAAAATTTTCAAACTAAGCATGTTGTTATGATTGACGATATATTAGAATTACCAGGGCGTCAGATAAGACcagaaaaaattgtaataataatcaggg GACCCCCAGGCAGTGGAAAGTCATATCTAGCAAAGTTGATTCGAGATAAGGAAGCAGAACATGGTGGTACTGCAAGAATTATGTCAATTGATGACTATTTTATGCAAGAAGGTGAAATTGAGGAAAAAGATCCTACAACTGGAAGAAAA GTAACGAAACCAACACTTAAATACGAATATGATAAGAATTTAGAAGATGCATATTTGACTTCATTAAAACGAGCATTTAAAAGAACTCTGACCGACGGCTATttctcatttttaatatttgatgcCGTAAATGACCAATTAAAACATTATGCTGATGTGTGGAATAATGCGAGACAAAATGGATTCCAG GTGTACATTTGTACGATGGAACTAGATCCGAACACGTGTTTTAAACGTAACATCCACAATCGTTCTTTGGAGGATATTCAGGAGATTTGCtctaattttttcccgacgccGACGCACCATATACAACTGGACGCGACGACGCTGCTGCAGAACGCAGCTATCCCCGATGTGACCATGGAGGACGTTGCAGATGAAGTTGTGATGGAGGATGCGGAGGAACCTGAG GTTGAAAGCATTTTTACCTCGAAGTGGGAGAAAATGGACGACGCTGCGCAACTAG CGCGACTCGACGGCACGAGCAAGCCTCTACGGCCCTCCCAGATATCCATGGATGACTATCTACAAATAGACGACTGGACGCCGAACCAGGCCAAACCGGGGAAAAAATCT gtACGCTGGGCGGACATAGAAGAGAGAAGACAGCAAGAGAAGATGCGTGCAATTGGGTTTGTTGTGGGACAAACTGATTGGAACAGAATGACCGATCCCACGATGGGATCTAGCGCACTCACACAGACTAAGTACATTGAGCGAGTGAGGCGCaattag
- the LOC115441743 gene encoding homeobox protein 2 isoform X2, with translation MSWGMPSTGQWSASMGMAPDMGMGSLTPEQWAAIQQQNWQQWAQWHQQYAQWQSQYGEKYTEQMQALQGVGKFPPLPPTAAPPPAPPAPPPEQPPPPPHENNQPLFGKMGGKGNNQPPTPTPVPAPYQNQQKASVNFNNAPNINQNRPYQSDVNKETPNVNADALKKLAEEEKLFDIQFEKWEQEIEKWRKENVNHPDKQAYKEYEQKFETCRAQLMERRCQMKLKRAKLLGNGPPAQPQASSSNSGSMPKNNISQHNYDQNVKPSHYQNQHQQIQKYAPENNSSQIQKYAPENNSSFQNHPHVNQLNYNRNKNIDPQDRYESYANMEDNVSNYGLHDVPPPPAQNDTSEFLSKGSSAKGIPGLDLVLETDKNPAKVMNDVIDISNEQPEIVNQPPDVQAPDYSTISKGINNILGDEKIMNILSMVHANNATNIPPHVVGNQISQQPNDSYNSKDNNFMQNQHQDRYQNNYNNQQQHNRHLPYDRQNQNYPAQQNQDNYNNQQISHRQNASSNRQDQNYPDQQNDFNPKYPPPKINYDERQPNTNQDQYYNKNFQPNVPPPVFESSHTRPSPGPLMQPNIQINRIPALLDLPGPRSSGNIPRDPPESNISRQPLQGNTHTSVKHPSPHPKWVEEPLFTPSIIVEYEHKPLRLKARDFIEPVHMFDYNHKSKNEDGQKRDFEKEGDELFVRKSKRDRDEDYVNPQKYRADYYNRDFERRAHKEDIRNELRSRPSLREDFERRRLDDRFDVRRRDDRDRYMRRDDFRDSRDYRDDRERERDRDRDRDRFRDSRRDNRNRSRSRDRDTRKRGYSREGSSNHTSKKFKETDNSQAEKNFQTKHVVMIDDILELPGRQIRPEKIVIIIRGPPGSGKSYLAKLIRDKEAEHGGTARIMSIDDYFMQEGEIEEKDPTTGRKVTKPTLKYEYDKNLEDAYLTSLKRAFKRTLTDGYFSFLIFDAVNDQLKHYADVWNNARQNGFQVYICTMELDPNTCFKRNIHNRSLEDIQEICSNFFPTPTHHIQLDATTLLQNAAIPDVTMEDVADEVVMEDAEEPEVESIFTSKWEKMDDAAQLARLDGTSKPLRPSQISMDDYLQIDDWTPNQAKPGKKSVFKLIRTKRVVNTADTVTYSTLFIYDIEESNSTDIKLLRHR, from the exons atgtcttGGGGTATGCCAAGCACTGGCCAGTGGAGCGCCTCAATGGGAATGGCGCCCGATATGGGCATGGGATCCTTAACGCCAGAACAGTGGGCAGCAATACAACAACAAAACTGGCAGCAGTGGGCTCAGTGGCATCAACAGTATGCGCAGTGGCAAAGTCAATATGGAGAAAAG TATACAGAGCAAATGCAAGCTCTTCAGGGAGTTGGAAAATTTCCACCATTACCACCAACTGCAGCTCCACCACCAGCCCCACCAGCACCACCTCCAGAGCAGCCACCTCCTCCACCACATGAAAACAATCAACCATTATTTGGTAAAATGGGAGGAAAGGGCAATAATCAACCCCCTACCCCCACCCCAGTACCAGCACCTTACCAGAATCAACAAAAGGCatcagttaattttaataatgcccCAAATATCAACCAAAACAGACCTTATCAATCTGATGTTAATAAAGAAACACCAAATGTTAATGCTGATGCCTTAAAAAAACTGGCTGAAGAAGAAAAGCTCTTTGATATTCAGTTTGAGAAATGGGAACAGGAAATTGAAAAATGGCGTAAGGAAAATGTTAACCATCCTGATAAACAGGCTTACAAGGAGTATGAACAGAAATTTGAGACATGTAGAGCCCAATTAATGGAACGTCGGTGCCAGATGAAATTAAAACGAGCAAAGCTATTAGGAAATGGGCCACCTGCACAGCCCCAGGCTTCCAGTAGCAATTCTGGCAGTATgcccaaaaataatattagtcaacataattatgatcAAAATGTAAAGCCCAGTCATTATCAAAATCAACACCAGCAAATTCAGAAATATGCACCAGAAAATAATTCCTCGCAAATTCAGAAATATGCACCAGAAAATAATTCCTCTTTTCAGAACCATCCGCATGTAAATCAGTTGAActataatagaaacaaaaatatagaccCACAAGACAGGTATGAGTCATATGCAAATATGGAGGATAATGTGAGTAATTATGGCTTACATGATGTTCCACCTCCTCCAGCCCAAAATGACACATCAGAATTTTTATCAAAAGGAAGTTCTGCTAAAGGTATTCCTGGCTTGGATTTGGTACTTGAGACTGATAAAAATCCTGCTAAGGTAATGAATGATGTAATTGATATTAGTAATGAACAACCAGAAATAGTCAACCAACCCCCTGATGTTCAGGCACCTGATTATTCAACTATATCAAAGGGAATTAATAACATACTTGGTGAtgaaaaaattatgaacattCTGTCTATGGTACATGCCAATAATGCAACCAATATTCCTCCCCATGTGGTGGGTAACCAAATTAGTCAACAGCCAAATGATTCATATAACAGCAAGGATAACAATTTTATGCAGAATCAGCACCAGGatagatatcaaaataattataacaaccaGCAACAGCATAATAGGCATCTACCCTATGATAGACAGAATCAAAACTACCCTGCCCAGCAGAATCAGGACAATTACAACAATCAACAAATAAGTCATAGGCAAAATGCATCGAGTAACAGACAGGACCAAAATTATCCAGACCAACAAAATGATTTTAACCCTAAATATCCACCaccaaaaataaactatgaTGAAAGACAGCCTAACACAAACCAAGATCAATATTACAACAAGAATTTTCAACCAAATGTACCACCTCCAGTGTTTGAAAGTAGCCACACCAGACCTAGTCCTGGGCCTTTAATGCAACCTAATATACAGATAAATAGGATTCCCGCTTTGCTTGATTTACCTGGACCTCGTAGTAGTGGTAATATTCCTCGGGATCCTCCAGAGTCAAATATTAGTAGACAGCCTCTTCAAGGGAATACTCATACTTCCGTGAAGCACCCATCACCCCATCCAAAGTGGGTTGAAGAACCATTGTTTACACCTTCAATTATTGTTGAGTATGAACATAAGCCCCTACGGTTAAaag ctcGAGATTTCATTGAACCTGTTCATATGTTTGATTACAATCACAAATCTAAAAATGAAGATGGACAGAAAAGAGATTTTGAAAAAGAAGGTGACGAATTATTTGTAAGAAAATCAAAACGAGATAGAGATGAAGATTATGTTAACCCTCAGAAGTATAGAGCAGATTACTATAACAGAGATTTTGAAAGAAGAGCACACAAAGAGGATATACGGAATGAGCTTCGTTCAAGGCCATCACTAAGAGAAGATTTTGAACGAAGACGATTGGATGACAGATTCGATGTTAGGAGACGTGACGATCGTGACAGATACATGAGACGTGATGACTTTCGAGACAGCAGAGACTATAGAGATGACAGAGAAAGAGAACGGGACCGCGATAGAGACAGGGACCGTTTCAGAGACTCGCGTAGAGATAATAGAAATCGTAGTAGAAGTCGTGATAGAGACACGCGAAAGAGAGGATACAGTAGAGAAGGAAGCAGCAATCACACATCAAAAAAATTCAAGGAAACTGACAATTCTCAGGCTGAAAAAAATTTTCAAACTAAGCATGTTGTTATGATTGACGATATATTAGAATTACCAGGGCGTCAGATAAGACcagaaaaaattgtaataataatcaggg GACCCCCAGGCAGTGGAAAGTCATATCTAGCAAAGTTGATTCGAGATAAGGAAGCAGAACATGGTGGTACTGCAAGAATTATGTCAATTGATGACTATTTTATGCAAGAAGGTGAAATTGAGGAAAAAGATCCTACAACTGGAAGAAAA GTAACGAAACCAACACTTAAATACGAATATGATAAGAATTTAGAAGATGCATATTTGACTTCATTAAAACGAGCATTTAAAAGAACTCTGACCGACGGCTATttctcatttttaatatttgatgcCGTAAATGACCAATTAAAACATTATGCTGATGTGTGGAATAATGCGAGACAAAATGGATTCCAG GTGTACATTTGTACGATGGAACTAGATCCGAACACGTGTTTTAAACGTAACATCCACAATCGTTCTTTGGAGGATATTCAGGAGATTTGCtctaattttttcccgacgccGACGCACCATATACAACTGGACGCGACGACGCTGCTGCAGAACGCAGCTATCCCCGATGTGACCATGGAGGACGTTGCAGATGAAGTTGTGATGGAGGATGCGGAGGAACCTGAG GTTGAAAGCATTTTTACCTCGAAGTGGGAGAAAATGGACGACGCTGCGCAACTAG CGCGACTCGACGGCACGAGCAAGCCTCTACGGCCCTCCCAGATATCCATGGATGACTATCTACAAATAGACGACTGGACGCCGAACCAGGCCAAACCGGGGAAAAAATCT
- the LOC115441743 gene encoding homeobox protein 2 isoform X3, producing the protein MSWGMPSTGQWSASMGMAPDMGMGSLTPEQWAAIQQQNWQQWAQWHQQYAQWQSQYGEKYTEQMQALQGVGKFPPLPPTAAPPPAPPAPPPEQPPPPPHENNQPLFGKMGGKGNNQPPTPTPVPAPYQNQQKASVNFNNAPNINQNRPYQSDVNKETPNVNADALKKLAEEEKLFDIQFEKWEQEIEKWRKENVNHPDKQAYKEYEQKFETCRAQLMERRCQMKLKRAKLLGNGPPAQPQASSSNSGSMPKNNISQHNYDQNVKPSHYQNQHQQIQKYAPENNSSQIQKYAPENNSSFQNHPHVNQLNYNRNKNIDPQDRYESYANMEDNVSNYGLHDVPPPPAQNDTSEFLSKGSSAKGIPGLDLVLETDKNPAKVMNDVIDISNEQPEIVNQPPDVQAPDYSTISKGINNILGDEKIMNILSMVHANNATNIPPHVVGNQISQQPNDSYNSKDNNFMQNQHQDRYQNNYNNQQQHNRHLPYDRQNQNYPAQQNQDNYNNQQISHRQNASSNRQDQNYPDQQNDFNPKYPPPKINYDERQPNTNQDQYYNKNFQPNVPPPVFESSHTRPSPGPLMQPNIQINRIPALLDLPGPRSSGNIPRDPPESNISRQPLQGNTHTSVKHPSPHPKWVEEPLFTPSIIVEYEHKPLRLKARDFIEPVHMFDYNHKSKNEDGQKRDFEKEGDELFVRKSKRDRDEDYVNPQKYRADYYNRDFERRAHKEDIRNELRSRPSLREDFERRRLDDRFDVRRRDDRDRYMRRDDFRDSRDYRDDRERERDRDRDRDRFRDSRRDNRNRSRSRDRDTRKRGYSREGSSNHTSKKFKETDNSQAEKNFQTKHVVMIDDILELPGRQIRPEKIVIIIRGPPGSGKSYLAKLIRDKEAEHGGTARIMSIDDYFMQEGEIEEKDPTTGRKVTKPTLKYEYDKNLEDAYLTSLKRAFKRTLTDGYFSFLIFDAVNDQLKHYADVWNNARQNGFQVYICTMELDPNTCFKRNIHNRSLEDIQEICSNFFPTPTHHIQLDATTLLQNAAIPDVTMEDVADEVVMEDAEEPERDSTARASLYGPPRYPWMTIYK; encoded by the exons atgtcttGGGGTATGCCAAGCACTGGCCAGTGGAGCGCCTCAATGGGAATGGCGCCCGATATGGGCATGGGATCCTTAACGCCAGAACAGTGGGCAGCAATACAACAACAAAACTGGCAGCAGTGGGCTCAGTGGCATCAACAGTATGCGCAGTGGCAAAGTCAATATGGAGAAAAG TATACAGAGCAAATGCAAGCTCTTCAGGGAGTTGGAAAATTTCCACCATTACCACCAACTGCAGCTCCACCACCAGCCCCACCAGCACCACCTCCAGAGCAGCCACCTCCTCCACCACATGAAAACAATCAACCATTATTTGGTAAAATGGGAGGAAAGGGCAATAATCAACCCCCTACCCCCACCCCAGTACCAGCACCTTACCAGAATCAACAAAAGGCatcagttaattttaataatgcccCAAATATCAACCAAAACAGACCTTATCAATCTGATGTTAATAAAGAAACACCAAATGTTAATGCTGATGCCTTAAAAAAACTGGCTGAAGAAGAAAAGCTCTTTGATATTCAGTTTGAGAAATGGGAACAGGAAATTGAAAAATGGCGTAAGGAAAATGTTAACCATCCTGATAAACAGGCTTACAAGGAGTATGAACAGAAATTTGAGACATGTAGAGCCCAATTAATGGAACGTCGGTGCCAGATGAAATTAAAACGAGCAAAGCTATTAGGAAATGGGCCACCTGCACAGCCCCAGGCTTCCAGTAGCAATTCTGGCAGTATgcccaaaaataatattagtcaacataattatgatcAAAATGTAAAGCCCAGTCATTATCAAAATCAACACCAGCAAATTCAGAAATATGCACCAGAAAATAATTCCTCGCAAATTCAGAAATATGCACCAGAAAATAATTCCTCTTTTCAGAACCATCCGCATGTAAATCAGTTGAActataatagaaacaaaaatatagaccCACAAGACAGGTATGAGTCATATGCAAATATGGAGGATAATGTGAGTAATTATGGCTTACATGATGTTCCACCTCCTCCAGCCCAAAATGACACATCAGAATTTTTATCAAAAGGAAGTTCTGCTAAAGGTATTCCTGGCTTGGATTTGGTACTTGAGACTGATAAAAATCCTGCTAAGGTAATGAATGATGTAATTGATATTAGTAATGAACAACCAGAAATAGTCAACCAACCCCCTGATGTTCAGGCACCTGATTATTCAACTATATCAAAGGGAATTAATAACATACTTGGTGAtgaaaaaattatgaacattCTGTCTATGGTACATGCCAATAATGCAACCAATATTCCTCCCCATGTGGTGGGTAACCAAATTAGTCAACAGCCAAATGATTCATATAACAGCAAGGATAACAATTTTATGCAGAATCAGCACCAGGatagatatcaaaataattataacaaccaGCAACAGCATAATAGGCATCTACCCTATGATAGACAGAATCAAAACTACCCTGCCCAGCAGAATCAGGACAATTACAACAATCAACAAATAAGTCATAGGCAAAATGCATCGAGTAACAGACAGGACCAAAATTATCCAGACCAACAAAATGATTTTAACCCTAAATATCCACCaccaaaaataaactatgaTGAAAGACAGCCTAACACAAACCAAGATCAATATTACAACAAGAATTTTCAACCAAATGTACCACCTCCAGTGTTTGAAAGTAGCCACACCAGACCTAGTCCTGGGCCTTTAATGCAACCTAATATACAGATAAATAGGATTCCCGCTTTGCTTGATTTACCTGGACCTCGTAGTAGTGGTAATATTCCTCGGGATCCTCCAGAGTCAAATATTAGTAGACAGCCTCTTCAAGGGAATACTCATACTTCCGTGAAGCACCCATCACCCCATCCAAAGTGGGTTGAAGAACCATTGTTTACACCTTCAATTATTGTTGAGTATGAACATAAGCCCCTACGGTTAAaag ctcGAGATTTCATTGAACCTGTTCATATGTTTGATTACAATCACAAATCTAAAAATGAAGATGGACAGAAAAGAGATTTTGAAAAAGAAGGTGACGAATTATTTGTAAGAAAATCAAAACGAGATAGAGATGAAGATTATGTTAACCCTCAGAAGTATAGAGCAGATTACTATAACAGAGATTTTGAAAGAAGAGCACACAAAGAGGATATACGGAATGAGCTTCGTTCAAGGCCATCACTAAGAGAAGATTTTGAACGAAGACGATTGGATGACAGATTCGATGTTAGGAGACGTGACGATCGTGACAGATACATGAGACGTGATGACTTTCGAGACAGCAGAGACTATAGAGATGACAGAGAAAGAGAACGGGACCGCGATAGAGACAGGGACCGTTTCAGAGACTCGCGTAGAGATAATAGAAATCGTAGTAGAAGTCGTGATAGAGACACGCGAAAGAGAGGATACAGTAGAGAAGGAAGCAGCAATCACACATCAAAAAAATTCAAGGAAACTGACAATTCTCAGGCTGAAAAAAATTTTCAAACTAAGCATGTTGTTATGATTGACGATATATTAGAATTACCAGGGCGTCAGATAAGACcagaaaaaattgtaataataatcaggg GACCCCCAGGCAGTGGAAAGTCATATCTAGCAAAGTTGATTCGAGATAAGGAAGCAGAACATGGTGGTACTGCAAGAATTATGTCAATTGATGACTATTTTATGCAAGAAGGTGAAATTGAGGAAAAAGATCCTACAACTGGAAGAAAA GTAACGAAACCAACACTTAAATACGAATATGATAAGAATTTAGAAGATGCATATTTGACTTCATTAAAACGAGCATTTAAAAGAACTCTGACCGACGGCTATttctcatttttaatatttgatgcCGTAAATGACCAATTAAAACATTATGCTGATGTGTGGAATAATGCGAGACAAAATGGATTCCAG GTGTACATTTGTACGATGGAACTAGATCCGAACACGTGTTTTAAACGTAACATCCACAATCGTTCTTTGGAGGATATTCAGGAGATTTGCtctaattttttcccgacgccGACGCACCATATACAACTGGACGCGACGACGCTGCTGCAGAACGCAGCTATCCCCGATGTGACCATGGAGGACGTTGCAGATGAAGTTGTGATGGAGGATGCGGAGGAACCTGAG CGCGACTCGACGGCACGAGCAAGCCTCTACGGCCCTCCCAGATATCCATGGATGACTATCTACAAATAG